The genomic segment CAGTACGTTCTATTATAATCCCCTGACAAAAAAACAACACTAAAAGCTCTTTCACCTTTTCGTTCCAAATGTTGGTATTTCTAGGCTTTTCGACAGGATGCTTGATAATGCCTAAACTTCTTGAGCTTGTCCTTACTGTAACTCCCTTTCATATTGAAAAGTTTTGTCTTTATAAACATCTGTAGAGATGGCCTACTTGAGTTCTCAATTGCCATTAGCATTGGCAAAAAATCTGTCTGGCAATTCTAGCTATTCTAAGCCCCGTACCTCTGAAACGTTGAATCGTTTCTACAATTTGGTTTATGTTCTATAAACGATATGACTAAACTTAACCTCACAAAAAAACGGTTCCTAAACCATACAAGCTCCTCCCATAATTTCGCGTTTGACAAGATGGCCGCCCCATCAACCATGACATACCGAGGTAGGTAGAAAACAACCTTCAGCCCAATTTAGTTTCGCAATTTGTGATAATTGGGTTTACCGTCATATATGGTTTATATACCCATTTAATTTCCCGTGGGTTTGTCAACGGGACAAATACATATGGAACAACCCCGGTATAGACGTGACGTCATGCGCCAGTTCTATCAGTCATATAAGCCCCTCCCACAATTACACTCTTGACAATATGGCCGCCACATTTAACCAAGTTTAATTTGTCAGGTTAAGTTGGTCCAACTGGATATATGGTTAACATACCcgattaatacatttttattcatGCTAACAGTTAATAATGTGACTGATTGTACAAAATGcgtcaaaatatatttgacATAGTAAACATAAATCACGTGACAGTTCTATAAGCCCCTCCCAAATTTCACGTTTGCGACCATACCGGGGAAAAAcgaaaagtatattttaactttttaacaatTTCCCCCTACATTTACACAATATTcttgcattttaaatttttaatgatacACCGATAAGACCCGAactcattaataaattttaatattgatgagacggttgtttttcatttcaacgcgtatataaatatataataaagtattattgtttatattacttGCCtagatataataattattatgagaACTGTTATCTTTTGCTGCTGGTAGCAGTACATATGTGATTATGGCCAGGAGAAGCAGCACAGTGTAATTAAGTTCACTTTTTTGGGGTAAAAAAACAAGGTTGGTAGAATCTTaactaaaactaattaataataaataattcgtCTCCATATGTCGCGATTATATAACGTCCATACCTACTGACCTTCCTAATTTGAGGTTGTGTTACAAATGTGTCTTTTGTACATTTAGGGTCCTTATAATGGTCCTAGTGCTAAATGGGGTCCTACAAGAGGACTGTCCTCCAGACAGCCGCACCTTATACCTAAACCATCCGGTTTACAGAGAAACAGCCGCGCAACTCCTGTCAGTTTCCAATAAGGTGATTGGTCCGGTCGGTACGCTGTACGTGCTACAGAGGGAGCTGGCTGCTACAGTACCACACGACAGTAAGTAGGTGTCGTCTCCATAAGAATACCtgttgattgttttttttgtgcagAAAATATAAGCATTTTGGGCTCTGATGACGTGACCACTTGCCTGATAGTGGTGGTGAGGCACTCCGGTAAGTCTGGTACTGCACTGGTTTCTATGGACGTATCGTCTGTAAAAGGTATTATTTTAGGGTCAGGAGCGGTGGCTCTGGCACATCTGGACGGTTCCGGAACAGACGAAGCGGTTTGCACCATGGTCCAGAGGGTGCAAGAGTTGGCCCTGGGGTACCCGGAGGGTCGGATAGAGTTGCAGCTGGTCGGGGGATTTACGGATGCCCACGGTTATTCCGAGGatatattttattctgttttaAGTAAGGACTGTACGGGTGGAGAAgggttaaatataattttgaatgtGTTTCAGGTTGTTTTCATAAGCACCCGGTGGAGATTGACCTGACGTTGGCTTGCCTGGGGGAATTAAATACGACGATAAGGGGCGGGATTCCCTGGCCGGTTATTTACGGGATCGGGATAAACGTGAAAACCGGCGAGATTTTCCCGGCGACTTTTCCGGACAAGGGACCGGATCAGGCTTTGAGGATTGCCAGGCATCTTACGGGCATACCACAGGTAATAATTCAGTTGAATTTCTCGATTAACCCCGGTAATAAACGAGTCAAAACTATATAAGCTCCTCCCACAATGTGACGTAGACAAGATGGCCGCTGCGTGATGCACCTACCGGGGCAATGCGAAAAATACAttattagtgattttttttatgaggaATGTACGTGCATAATTGTTTGTCaggaaattttcaaataacggGTTTTCCAGTATTTTGggctatttttttttggtttccagggattggaaatttttttatatcgttcaggcatttaatgtaatttttatgtttttcataaCCGTTAgaaatagaaacgtatcatccatttttctctaagagaccaaacgaaaacaaaacaaaggtaagaacacaaagtcacggtctcatcaaaaccaaataagtttttaaaagctacacgtgtttcgctcctatcggcataggtctaggcctgatccTAGCATCATCAGGTCTAGACCTATACAGATCACATTACCACATGTTGTAATACAACATGTCTTGAATGAATTAAATGTCTTGATGtctgatctgtgtaggtctaggcctgatgatgctccgataggagcgaaacacgtgtagcttttaaaaaattatatggatttgatgagaccgtgactttgtgttcttaccttagaaataattaaagtatttttacataACTCCTCCATGGGCAACAAAAAGATGAGCCTTATAGCCTTTaagtttaaagtaattttttatatattacagcAATTGTCTCAGGCACTGAAAATATCTGGCATTGATCACCAATAAACCCTACTTcattttactaataattaattaataataaacgactttttatttaagtaataaggttcacaatttaaataatacaattCTAGTAAAGcctagggttattcaaattcaaccaaccaacattttttacaattagaaAACagctcttaattttttttaaataattgaagaaaaaacCAAGTGACATTCCAAAAAACTACCCTTAAGAGAATTACAATATTAGATCTTAATACAGATCCATAATTGGGTATCTCTTTACAGACTTATTGTGGCAAAGAGTTATAAAACTTTATAGAGATATAAAGAACACTCGAATGAACAAGTGCTTCTTCtgataaccatttttttaaatgttaagtCAAAATCCATCGAAAAACATAAGTTTATACTTAGCGCTTgtgaaatatttgttattatttcagGGTCCCTATTTACATTATCAAGtatagggtctaccaataagaatgatataagtttaaattgctaaaaaataaaaacgaattggttaatttctatgattgatgtttcatgttgtagtttattatgtaacattatgttttaaccaaatatcattaagatgtccacctcggctacggcggcagacgtttagacgTTTCTAACAAAttgggctgaatttcgcgaataaccctagttatgttaactttcaactcattgatggtttgaggattgttagaatacaccttcgacttcacatatccccaaagaaaaaagtccaggggagtaacatcacaggaccttggtggccagttgatattgccatgtcgcgaaattattcgatcttcaaaacgctctcttaataaatgaattgtggctcgggcggtgtgtgatgttgctccgtcctgttgaaaccaattctgttcgaagtctccaccatcaattgcaggccaaagaaagtttgttatcatgtcgcggTAGCGCTCTCCGTTGACTGTCGCAGTACGCTCCCCagcatcctcaaaaaagtatggaccgataattccaccgacatgcaaaccacaccacacagtcacttttaacgggtgtagtggcacctgtactaatttctggggattgttctgacaacagaagcggcaattttgcgtattgacaacgccactaagacaaaaatgggcttaatttgaaaagatgatttgtttcccaaaatcggcattttgttccaactgcaacagggcccaGTCAGTAAATgttcttcgcaaaccatggtcagcaggcttcaattcttgagttagaaccatcttatatggatgtaggcctaagtctttcttcaaaatgcgccacagagacattggtgaaatgcctaattgctgagaaccgcgcaaaacagacacattgttattcgcgtcaacactttctTTTGCAGCGGCGATGTTTTTAGCGatccttgcacttttttgtcgcattggtggcttattatctagaagagtgtactcccgttcaaacttattaattgtgcgccttattgcaagctcagaaggccgtacacgatggccaaaatcttctctaagagcacgataacaggctctaaccgattgcgcattttcgtaataccttttcacgatagctatacgttgctaacgattcatgatgaaatatcaaagtatacttaacacaactgacgcttgatccgcgttttgacacataccattttgcgtacgtggcccactaaacttctatcacttctattggtagacccaGTATATAATTATCCCTATATACCCCCTGTTACAATGCACATTTAGCATCAAAATCATTATTAAGACATACACATACATAAGCTTAGCTACTAATTTCAACATACAAAACCaaaacgaaaaattaaattaaatttcgcaATACCTCGTCAGGATGGCACATGCTAAACCTGGATgtaacatatattattataaacaattaataatttaaaaacatattcataTTCAAGTAGCTGTTTAGCCTGTTTATTATAAGTACCTACcaaagtttatattaaattataaaaagagaaactGTTCAAACAAGGCATGtacgtatataataataatgactaatgcaataataatataaatataaaaatacatttaacttaatgtttttttaattagtggcaattattatcttagtttaaataataaagcaaaatgAGTAGACGTGATTAAGTTTATTAATTCTACACTGCTAGATTTTGACACCCGTTGACGTGAATCTAAACTGGTATATACAGTGCCGGTcaaaagtggagaaacttttaatatttttatttttttcttattaaaactaattcgaagtaattgtaaataatgtttatggtTATATCTATAGTAGTGAcgaaaataataagaaaaaaaaattgaaaacaaataatttattacaaaatatgcaaacaaaatttattttctttatggaCAGAAatggagaaactttttatttttatgacataattatgttaaaatacaaaatgtggATAAAAGCACACTAATACTTTATGGCATAACCGTTATTCTTCACAACTTCACTACACCGTCTTGGCATAGATTTAAGAAGATTGTGTATAATATCTCCGGAAATttcactccatgcttcttttagGACTTGGAATAATTCGTCTTTATTTCGGAACTTATTCGGATTTCTTTGTCGAACTTTTTTATCTAGGTGCTCCCACAAGTTCTCGATGGGATTTAAATCTGGACTTTGAGCTGGCCACTTCAGAACTTGAATTTGTTGAGAGGttaggaaatttttaacaatattagaaGTGTGCTTGGGGTCGTTATCATGTTGGAATTTCCATATTAACGGCAAATTATCCTCAGTGTAGGGAAGCATATCATTCCTTAAGATGTTTAGATAATATTGGCTATTCATGATACCATCTCTATTCTCACTAATGAACCGGAAAAACATCCCCGCACCAACACATTACCGCCTCCATGTTTGATTGTGGGAATAGTGTACTTTgggttgaatttttcattctcGGGACGTCTAACCCATCTCATACCATCTGAcccaaataaattgaatttactTTCATCTGATGACCATAAAACGTTTTTCCATTGATTATAGGTCCAATGTAAGTGTTCTTTTGCGAATCTTAAacgaatttgtctatttttcgtTGAAATGAAAGGCTTTTTTACCGGTCTCCTGGCTTTTAAGTTGGCGTCACATAAACGTCTTCGAATAGATCGAACTGAAAGGGAAATGCTGGGAtatgccttttttatatcttcggcggagaaaaatggatttcttaTAGAACATCGTCTAATTAGCTTGTCAGTTGCAGATATGGTTTTTTTGGGTCTACCTGGCTTAGAGATGCTGGCAGTAGTGCCTCTAGTTTGCCAcaattgttttgtttacaatGACACTTTTATGAAGATCAAGTTCTCTAGCgagtgttttttatttgttcagataaatttatacctcgaggcattttaatactaaataggcTTCTTCACAATCGAAAACGAACTGCTTCAAACTagacctatttaatttaaaatattgaatacaaaaagtttctcgatttatgtcctcaagtaaaaaaaaactttgtttacTATTTACATTCCTGTGATAAATATTCAAACTGTTTTAGTATGAATCTATGGCTTAGGctaagataaacatttttaatacatggtgtcacaaaaattttgaatatattattaaattagaaaataaattaaaagtttctctacttttggccgGCACTGTATATCTACATagagtatatattttaaattggaattaaaattTCGAGAAAActgattaatatttaagatatttgtcatttttacacTTTGGctattttccaaatttattaattactcttttattattaaagatagagacatGAATTAAAGACCAGTATATACACCCTCATACagagtatattttatattaaaagaaaaaaatttaaaagtaatagattttgagaaaattgaaatcttagatttttgtcatttttacacTTTAGCTATTTTCTAAGACtggtaataacttttttattattaaagaaagagACATGAATCAAAGACTGGTATAGACACCCGCATCCagagtatatttttaattagaataaaaaaaattgaaaaatcaatagattttaagaaaatcggaatattagaattttgtcatttttacgtttTAGCCTTGTTCCAAAATtgtcaataacttttttattaataaagatagGAACATGAATCAAAAACTGGTACAGTAAAAGCTCTCCTTGCGGACAGCTCCTATAAGCGGACATCTCTTTTAACCGGACAAAGTTCCTGGAACCGAATTTCAGCATATCATTTTCAATGTTAAATGCATTCCGATAAGCGGACGCGGACACTAGATTTTTCTGTATGTGATCAAAAAATATCCCATAAGCGGACGCGAAACTCTAATACCCGGACGATTTTTAGTTCCGCTTATTGCAATGCACATATCTACATACATAAAATTCGGTGATTCCCCATTTACGCATTTCGTTGGCTAGCCAGTATGTAATCTTGTGGTTTATCTTCAGTTCAGGCAAATTCGTAGTCGATTGAGATATTTTATCATTGTAACTGTAAAATGGCACCAAAAAAAGGATGCTTTCGTTAAAGGAAAAGATGGAAGTTGTTAACGTATTAGACAGAGAAAGTGTTTCAGTTGGCAACGAGGTATAATATTGGGAAAACGCAAGCAGctaaaattgccaaaaataaggAAGATATCAGGAGTAAATGGCAATCAGGaactaatataaatcaaaagagggattttttaaaaaaggaaggtTTTGCTAGACAAAACATGTTTTGAGTGGTTTATGAAAGCTAGAAGTCAGAACGTTCCAAACTCAGGGCCGTTGGTGAAAATGAAAGCTAAAGAAATCGCCATTACTTTGGGCTAGCTGGCGCAAGAGACATAGTGTGACTTTCAAATGCATATCTGGCGAAGCTGCTGCAGTACATCAAGTTGATGTGTCAcaatttttggagaaacttCGGTCCATGTTGCTTGGCTACAAACCAGAAGACGTGTACAACGCAGAtgaaagtggacttttttttcgCGCATTGTCCGACAAAACTCTGTCCCTTAAAGGAGAAACATGTGTGGGTGGAAAGTTGTCTAAAGATAGAGTAACCATTTTATTCTGTGCAAATATGGCCGGTGAAAAATGCGATTTGATTGTGATCGGGAAAACGGCTCGACCCCGTGCTTTAAAAAACGTTGCTATTAAGGATCTACCAGCGACTTGGAAATCCAACAAAAAGGCACGGATGACCCGAGAAATCATGTCTGAGTGGTTACTGGAATTCGACCGGAAAATGGGAATCCAAAAAaggcaagttttttttatttttagacaatgcCATGCTCTCATCCTCGTgatctgaaaatgaaaaatgtgaaaattatatttttacccCAACACAACTTCAGTTTGTCAGCCCTTGGATCAAAATATTATACAGaactttcaattttattatcgacatttgattttaaaacatatttgaacaaaaattgaCGATGCCCAAAGCTTATCTGAGCTTACAAAGTCTATTAATGTGTTAGaagctttgtattttataaaaacagcatGGGATAAAGTAAATTCCTCTACAATTAAGAACTGTTTTGGCAAAGCTGGATTCAGAAAAAGTGGATGTAGCTCAGAATTTGCTGAGCAAAATTATTGCGATGCTGAAGACGAATCACCCTTAGCGACACTTGCTCAGTTACTGCGACATGCCAAATATTTAGGAGTAGCAGACTCCCAAAAAGTAGATGATTTCCTGGCCTTAGACAATAACATAACAACAGAAGAAAATGCCATTCACAACTTTTTGAATTTGGATGTAGAAAGCCCAGGCCAACTTGAATATGGTAGTCCAAACGACTCAGAAGAGGAAGTGGAACTGGTGGACTCACTAAGaggttcaaaaactataaattcataTGGGGAAGCTCTAAATCATAtttctatattgaaaaaatttgctaaagatgatttcactgcatttcaacatttaaaaaatttagaaagttaTTACAATTTGTCTCCTTCAGCAAAAGATGGTGAAATTTcgtcattttatttcaatattttttttcaaaaagctaaagaataattttttcttaaattctcgTATGTATTGaagcatttatgtttttttatgcgtatacatacatatagatatatagcataaatacatactttaaaaatatggcgagtttctgttttattttcctCATGATTATGTATTACCTCATTTCCTCATGATTATATACCCCGTTATTTATACTCTATACTCACATACTCTCTTTTAAACGGACACCTCCTATAAGCAGACAAAAGTTACGGAACCGTGAGTGTCCGCTTATGGGAGCTTTCACTGTATATACACCCACGTACAGAGAACTTTTTCtattggaataaattttttaaagaaatcaacAGATTTTGAGATTTCTTTCATTTTTACACTTTggttattttccaaaatttttaataacttttttattattaaagatagagacatGAATCAAAGACTGGTATAGACACTCACATCCggagtgtatttttaattagaataaaaaaaattgaaaaatcaatagattttaagaaaatcgaaatttaagaattttggcatttttacGTTTTAGCCTTGTTCCAAAATtgtcaataacttttttattaataaagatagaaACATGAATCAAAAACTGGTATATACACCTGCATAGAGAGTACAATTTcgattagaataaaattttttgaaaaatcaatagatcttgagaaaaaagaaaatttcataCTTTCGTCACGTTCCATCTTCACCCTTAcacaaatcaattttttcaaaaactctaTAGGTGCTGGATATCTACGATTGTGCCATGGGCCTACTGAGAATCGGTCCGTTCAACTACGAGCCCCTAAGGGGCGTCGACTTATGGCTGGAGCAAACCGACGAGTTCATTTTGCAACAGTTATCGACTTCCCCGGAGGTGCAGCCCCTCCATTTTGTTATGCAGGTAAAAAAtccctttaaaacaaaaaaaaaataaaacaaatgcaAAAAACCGATTTGTCTTCAGATCAGGGCGGCACTGAAGTACATCCAAGAGAACCAGTTTCCCGCCATTACGGTTTTTAGGGACAACAGACCGCATTATTTCGGCAAAGACGAAAATACCGGACTGTGGAATCCGGTGCGTTATtgctgattttctttttttctggtgaattttttttttgtaaatatttctgaaatatatatttagtgTGTGTCGGTTTCAATGGAAcgtttgttttatttgtattagCAACGCTTTTTATGCAgcaaaaatacatacaaaacaCACCCTTTTAGAAATGAATGAACTCATAAAacgtatatattataaaaagtaaattacacTTTACAGCTTAATAACTGCTActtcttttttgaaataaatcggTCCAGGACGTTGTAAGTCTTCTTACTCTTTTGTTTTGCTTCAGGTAAGACGTTGTTCATGGCCTTCTTGAATTCCTGCagtacattttatatttaaaaaaaacctaaacaaaTCCAAATAAAGTACCTTTCTGGCCTCTTCCTGGACgatctttttatttttggcgATTTTCACCGATCCTCCTTTACCTTTCGCCTTGTTTCTCGGCTCGTAGTTTATTTTAGGGGGTTTTAGGTGCTAAAAATGATTTGTATCAAttgaaattagtttttctttaaagtaTCCTAAAAGTTGTTACATGAATAGTTAAGATATTCAGATTTCTGTGAAGCTTTTGACGaagtcaagatttttttaaaggcattaaAATACCTAGAAGCGAAATAATGAGCAAATTTGAAAACTcctttttattatacaaaaaaaatgccaaaGTCAACTTTGACAGGCTGTCAACCACGTTATGGTGAAGGCACGGGGATAACATTTTAATGTGCCGTACAGGCATTAATTTCAATCatataaatgtaaatttcttCCTCCTACATAAACTAAAAGCGAAATAATGAGCAAATTTGAAAACCcctttttattatacaaaaatatgcaaaagTCAACTTTGACAGGCTGTCCATCACGTTATAATGAAGGTACAGGGACAAAACTTTAATTAGCTGTTTAGGCATCAATactaattaaaagaattttaatttcccttttcttaataaaataggaACAAAGTTATGAGCGAATTTCAAAACGCCTTTTATTATTGAGAAAAGTCAACTTTAACAGGCCGTCACCCCCTTTGTGGTGAAAGCGCGGGGATAAAATGTTAACGTCACCTACAGGCTTGAATACCAATTATACAAATGTAAATTTCTTCCTTCTACATAAACTAGAAGCGAAATAATGAGTAAATTTGAAAATCcctttttattatacaaaaaaatggaATAGTCAACTTTGACAGACTATCAATCACGTTATGGTGAAGGCACGTGGATAAAATTTTAACTAGAAGTTCAGgcatcaaaattaattaaaataatttaaattactcttttttaagtaaaacagaAACAAAGTTATTAGCGAATTTCAGAACACCTTTTACTAttgaagaaaaatgtaaaagtcaACTTTACCAGGCCGTCACCCACTTTGTGGTGAAGGCGCGgggataaatattaataataatgttaacgTCACGTACAGGCTTGAATGCCAATTATACAAATGTAAATTTCTTCCTTCTACATAAACTAGAAGCGAAATAATGAGCAAATTTGAAAACCCCTTtttattagacaaaaaaatgccaaagtCAACTTTGACAGACTGTCAACCACGTTATGGTGAAGGCACGGGGATAAAATTTTAACTAGCTGTTCAGACATCAATACtgattaaaataatgtaaattttccTTTTCTAAGTAAAATCTGAATGTAGTTATGAATAAATTTCGAAATCTTCTttaattgttgaaaaaaatttaaaagtcaaCTTTGACAGGCTGTCAATCAAGTTAAGGTGAAGGCAcaggaataaaattttaatgtgcCATACACGCATTAATTTCAATCatataaatgtaaatttcttTCTTCTATGTAAACTAGAAGCGAAATAATAAGCAAATTTGAAAACCcctttttattatacaaaaatatgcaaaagTCAACTTTGACAGGCTGTCCATCACGTTTTAATGAAGGCACAGGGATAAAACTTTAATTAGCTGTTCAGGCATcaatactaattaaaataatgtaaatttcccttttttaagtaaaatagaAACAAAGTTATGAGCGAATTCCCAAACGCCTtttattattgaagaaaaatgtaaaagtcaACTTTAACAGGCCGTCACCCACCTTGTAGTAAAGGCGCGGAAATGAAATTTTAACGTCACGCACAGGCGTGCATCCTAATCatataaatgtaaatttcttGCGTCTATGTAGCCTAGAAACGAAATTATGAGCAAATTTGAACACCACcttatattattcaaaaaaatgtaaaagtcaaCTTTGACAGGCTGTCAATCAAGTTATGGTGAACGCACAGggataaaatttcattaaccagTACAGACATGAATCACAATTATAAAacgataaatttatttcttctatGTAAACTAGAAGCGAAATAATAAGCGCATTTGAAGATAGTATCAAGTTTTTCCAATGCATTAAAACAAacgtcaataactcaaaaaatattatacttacaaGTAAACTTGTGAgaacctttttggtaaagaaactcatcagcttttagacgaaactaaaatcaataaaatcggcccacaagtttttaaaatattgaaatttttgtaaagcctttgataataTCAAGACTTTTGCGATGCATTGAAATAAAGCTCCATAACTCCAAAACTATTGTagttacaaggaaacttgtaagaacctttttggtaaagaaactcaacAGCTTTCacataaaactaaaatcaataaaatcgttacaCAGATTTTCAAGATATTTAGATTCCAGTAAAGCCTTTGATTCCAGTAGCGATGCCAGATTCGATGTATTAAGCTCAATAGCTTCAAAACGGTTGTAAGACACTCATCAATTTCACAGTAATGAAAAATAGTAACTACATACTAGTGCattaaaaacagcaaattttaTAAGCCTTTTAACGTGCGAAAAGCGAATACTAGTAAAATAACCCTTGTAAGTCACTAAAGCACTTAAAAACCTTACCAATAATTTCTTCTTGGCCTCGATCTTATCCCTTAGAGTGAC from the Anthonomus grandis grandis chromosome 10, icAntGran1.3, whole genome shotgun sequence genome contains:
- the LOC126741113 gene encoding protein N-terminal asparagine amidohydrolase — encoded protein: MVLVLNGVLQEDCPPDSRTLYLNHPVYRETAAQLLSVSNKVIGPVGTLYVLQRELAATVPHDKNISILGSDDVTTCLIVVVRHSGSGAVALAHLDGSGTDEAVCTMVQRVQELALGYPEGRIELQLVGGFTDAHGYSEDIFYSVLSCFHKHPVEIDLTLACLGELNTTIRGGIPWPVIYGIGINVKTGEIFPATFPDKGPDQALRIARHLTGIPQVLDIYDCAMGLLRIGPFNYEPLRGVDLWLEQTDEFILQQLSTSPEVQPLHFVMQIRAALKYIQENQFPAITVFRDNRPHYFGKDENTGLWNPVRYC